From the Alteromonas sp. CI.11.F.A3 genome, the window CACTGTCGAATTGAAGGTCAAACTGGTTTTGAGCTGGAACATCTAAAGTGGCTACCAAGCCATTTTCTGAGTTCTCGATGTTAAACACAAATTCAATGCTTTGGTGTTCGCTGACACTAAGTTTTCCTTGCCAATGGCCTACAAATTTTTCGCGACTAATGCCTTCATTGTTTAGGGAAACTGTTGAAGAAGATGCGTCTGAATTAACGGCGCTACTCATGCTTTTTGGCTTAGCCTCATTATTAAGTGATTGATGATTAGCTGCATAGCAATTAAAAAAAAGGCTGCTGGCAAGCACGGTTGCGATGGTTACGTGTAAATATGATTTCATTTTATTTCCTCTTAAGTAAGTAGAGCCAGCTTACGTATAAGAAAATGGCGTATGAGCTTTTTTATATAAGCGGTAAATAAATCATGTGAGCGGTGCTAAAGTGAGGACGGAACAATCAAAACACTTTCGAAATTTTTTTGGTTAGCAGTGTGCGCGCTTAAAATACATTAATAAGCGCGCGATAGTCTGTGTATTAAAGTTTTGAGGAAGAAATGAGATGGAGTACTTTTTGCCTGCCGTCGAGGTACTCTACTTTTTCACCATCGAAAAACGCATCTTCCTCTAACATAATGCGAATATCTTTACCCCATTCAGGAATGTGAGTGGCAGCATTGAGTTCAATGGAATATACGGTGTTTGGGTACATGGGGTAGTCGCCCTGTACAGGAACGCCTTCTTGGGCATCCCACATACCAATGGTTGGCCCAGCAGCGTGACCATGAAGCCCAAGGGGGTGAGTATAAATAGCGGGTGTTAGACCTTCTTCTATGGCTTGTTCTCGAGACATTTTTAAAATCTCATTGCCGGTGCGTCCCACCTTAAAATTGTTGGTAAGGATATCTTGCAAACGGTTACCTGCCGCGAACGCTTTTACAATGCTCTCGGGCGGCGCGGTTTCACCAGGTTTTAACACGTATGCATGCTGTTGTTGGTCGGTGTTTAAGCGCAGGTAAGTAATGCCAAAATCAACATGGATAAGGTCTCCTGGCTGAATAGTATTTTCACCGGCGCGCTTACTAAACGCTTTTATTTGATCAAATTTTTCATTGTCGGCACGTTGAATAGACACTGAAGGATGAAACCAGTTTTCTAACCCTAATGCCTTGCTTTGATCACGCAGCCACCATATAACATCGTCAGTGGTGGTGATTCCTGGGGTTATAACTTCATTTGAAAAAGCCGTTGCAATAAGTTTGTGGCCAATTTGAGTCAGGGTAGGGTAGTGTTGCATTTCAAGCTTACCACGAGTTTCTAGCCAAGCAATGGCAAGTTTTTCACCTGATACCACACGGGTTTTAAATTTAGGCGAAAGGGCCGCCATGAACTTGCTGTTTTCGGTGCTACTCATACCATCTGCCAGAGCGAACGCATCTGAAACATTTACTGCAATCTGTTTGGGGTTGCGCGCTTCGATAACTTCAGCAAGTGCTTTCCACTGATTTGGCTGGGCTTCTTTATCCCATGCTTTTTCAAATAAGTCGGCAACGGCATAGCGAGCTACCGCTAAACGCTCTAGAGGTTTTCCTTCCCCATGGTTATAAATGACTAACATGGTATGCCTGCGGGCAGATAGCCACGTTGATGGCAGCATGGTTTTAATGACGGGGTCTTCATTGTATTCCCGCGACATGATTACCCACATATCAATATTAGTACGCTGCATAAGACCGGGTAAAACCTGCTCGAATCGTTGCGTTAGTATTTCATCAACCAACTCACTCCTTGCCTGCATATCCATGACATCCTTGGCCATACACTGCAAACTCACCAATACTAAAACAAGCGTACAAACTGCTCTCATTCCCTTTCCTTATTTGTTTGAATTATAAGCATGTAATGATTAAAACTAGCACAAGCTGTTTAGCTTAAGCAATGGTGACTACAATTAAGAATAAGGGGAGTTGGTTTGTTTCATTCAAGCCAATACACGCTAAATGAAAGCCAGATAGATGCCAGATGAAAATGCGATATAGCCTGGCGTTATAATGAGTATAAGCCTTCATAGACGCGCATCGTCAATCGTATTGATGCGGATCAATACGCTTAACGAAAATTCCTTGTTTACTTAGCCTTAACGCGAAAGGCATGTTGTAGAATTTTTTTGAATTCAATGTCGGCAATTTTCCTTCAATAGATAAATTAAATTGTGATTGCAGTTTAATCATCATCGATTTAGGTATTACCCTAGCCGGAGCCAGTTATGAATGCAGAGATTGATTTACAGCAAATAATAGAAAGTACGATGGTGTTAGTGCTAGCTGGTGGGCAGGGCTCACGGTTAAAAGCACTTACTGAAACCCGGGCTAAACCTGTACTAGAGTTTGGCAGTCATTGTCGAATCATCGATTTTCCCCTTTCAAACTGTGTCAACTCCGGCCTTAACCGAATTGCAGTACTCACCCAATATAAGTCTCAGTGTTTAATTCGGCATTTAATGCAGCATTGGGGCACGTTGAATAACAGTTTTGGGGGGCGACTAGATATTCTTCCCGCTTCCCAGCAACAGTCAGAAAGCTGGTATCAAGGCACTGCCGACGCCTGCTTTCAGAATATTGAATACATTAAAGCCCGAGCGCCTAAATATGTGATGATCTTATCGGGTGATCACGTCTATCAAATGGATTACCGAAAACTGCTTGCTGAACATGTGAAAAACGGCGCTGAAATGACAGTATCTTGTATAGAAGTACCTACTAAGAATGCTGCAAATCAGTTAGGTGTATTAAGTGCTGATAGTAAAGGGCAAGTAACCGCTTTCGATGAAAAACCAAGTAAACCACACCCATTATTAGATGCTCCAGAATATTGTTTAGCTTCAATGGGCAATTATGTAGTGAATGCTGAAGTGCTATATCGGCTACTTAAAGCAGACGCTAAAGCGTTAGAATCAGACCATGACTTTGGCAAAAACGTTATTCCCAATATTATTGAACACCACAAAGTGTTTGCGCATCGCTTCAGAGGTGCCGATGGTTGCCAGATTCCTTATTGGCGCGATGTAGGCACTATCGATAGCTATTGGCGTGCCCATATGGATTTGCTAAACAACAGCGACATGTTGAATTTAGCCGATCCGGCTTGGCCTATCTGGGGAAGTGCCTTGTCTAGCGCGCCAACCCAAATACGGGGCGGGGCTCAAAAAGGCCAGTGCGATCTTAATCAAATACTCATTGGCACGGGTTGCCAATTGAACAATTGCCGAATACACCACACTGTTTTGTCATCCAATTGCACAGTTGGTGATGGCGCCTCACTTCAAGGCTGTGTATTGCTGCCTGATGTGACTATCGAGGCTGGCGCTAAATTAAAAAATGTTATCGTAGATAAAGGCGTGACTATTCCCGTTAACTTAGCGATTGACGACGTTAATATTGCCAAACACTTCGGATTTTCAGTGAGCGAAAAAGGGGTGGTTTTAATCACTCAGAACGTTATCGATAGCTTTGCTGAGATGGAGCTACATTTTGATGTACCGCAGAAACCTTCGAGCGTAAGGTCAATTAGGCCTTTGCCCTCAGAGGTTACGGCTAGAAAAATTGCTCGCTCAATTGTACCATCGGCGTTGAGCGAGCGTTAAGGTAAACCTAGTTCATGGGCAAAAAAATAGGCGCTTAATGCGCCTATTTTTATTTTTACAGTCTACTAACTATAGCGATTAAAGCGTTTACTATGCATAGCGTGGGCTACAAACAGAAACGATAAGATTAGTTAATGGTTAATCAATTAACGGCTCATCGTCATCTTCTTCTTCCTGCTTCTCGTATTTCTCTTCTTCTACAGGAATAACTTCCTCAGAAGAATAGTAAACACTGACAGGCGCAGAATAGTTAGGTACATCGTCGTAAGCAAAAACAGAGTAGTACTTTTCGACATTGGGGTTACCAAAGTTGTCGTAAGTATACTCATCAGAACCTGCATAAAGCTTCACGCCGTCAAGCGGCGAACGTGGTGAGTGGAAGCGGTTTCTAACCACAAACGCGCCAACTAAATCGGCATGTTTAGGGTTACTCCAACTCAGTTTCACCTGACGATTCTCTAAGGTTACGCTTAAGTTCGCTGGTGCCGGTAAAGGTTCTTTACGGCGCTCAATGTACTTAATAACCAACTTACACACTTGGTTACTGTGTAAGTCATGCCAGTTTACTAGCATGTTCTTTTCAGCACTTGAAGACGTAGAGCGAACCACGAAATGAAATGGCGCATGCTTCGCATGCATTTCTTCCAACGCTTCACGGCAATAACTATCAAAAATAAAGTTGTGAGAGTTCTTGTCTTTGAGTTGAGCGTTACTCACCTCGTAGCCAATAAACTCTTTCTTCTCTCTATTCTTAACGCTTTGATAGTCAAGATCTTCAAGACCTGCTAATTCAATGGTGAAACGAATATCTTGCGATGTAGGCAGGGCATTGTCGTTGCTCATGGTTAAGTAGGCTTCAGTGATCACCGTTTTCTTAGGATCAGGTAGATTTTCGGTTAAGAAGGTCATTTGACCGTAAACCACATCGCCGTTTGAATCGAAACCAGACTGCAGCTCGTTTTTATTCACTTCAGCTTTTGAAACAGTACTAAGCGATGACGGGGTGAGCTCTACCTGTTTGCTTGGAAGCGTGTAAATAACTTCCAAGTTAGGGCGGTAATGAATACCTGAACCAAACTTTCCGTAACCAATATCAAATTGCATCATTTGCGAGTCTGCACCAAGAGGAAGTTTTCTTGGGCCTTCAACGCGAAGCAACAAGGTACCGTTCTTAATAGATTTACGAATAATGCGACGTTCAGCCACATTCAAATCCCAGTGGGACCAAATACCTTGAGTTAGCTTATCTGAGCGAATTTCATCACCTAGTGTTTGAATAGGCTTCGCTTGATGAATTTGGTTGAAGTCTGTGATGTCAGAAATTTCTGACGGATCGAGAATAGACACTGTCCATTCACCAAAATTTTCTACCTTCGCGTTAACACGGTTCATTGGGTACAAGGAGAAACTCGCATTCTTAATACGGGCTTCTTCAGGTAAGTTTTCCATGTTAAACGCTATTACGCCATAACAAATACCACGGCGTTTGTTCACACCTACAAACAGTGAGTTGTAACCGAAATGGTCGCGGTTTTTCTCAAGGGTATATTGGCCTACATAACCAATACCGCGCTTCGACGGGAACAAACCTCTGAAGTATTCATCTTCAGACAGCTGGGTCTTAAGCTTAATTTCAGGGCTGAAAGGCGACTTGGTGTCGGTAACTTTATTGACCGCACGTAAATTGTAGAAATATTTCTGGCCACTTTTAAGCTGCACATCTGTGAACGTGTGTTTGCCAATAATCGCAATAAGATTATCTTCACGACAAGGGCTTTTCACCGTTTCAGAGCGATACAATTCAAAATAGATATCATCAGATTCTGGGTAATCCCAGCATAGGGTCGCTTCATAAACGCCCACTGATTCAATAGTGAAGTTATCTACCCGAGCAGGAGCTTCATCAGAGTAGTTTTTCGCTTCTGAAAGTGCGTAAAGTACCGCAGGTACATTTTCATCTACACTTTGCGACATATTCGCCATGTAATCAGGAATGTTGCGAGTGCCAACTTCTACCACCGCCGAAATGATACCTAGCGAGTAGTAATATTCACGGCCACTACCATTGATAAGGTTTGTAGGTGGCTTGCCACGGTGTATACCGTACTGGCGACCCGTTACTTTATGGATTTCACGGTTCATATTGGCGCACAATACGTTTAAGTCAGTGCCTTCAATTTCAGACTCGTGATTAAACTTATGCGCAGGGAAAAACACGTTACCTTGCGAGTGATAATCTAGCGCAATAGTAATGTTTTTATGCTCGAGTACGAAATCACGAATGGCCGCAGTTTCTGGCTCAGAAAACGCCGCTGGGCCTGAGTAGGTGTTTACCGTGGTATCAGCAGAACGCTTAAAGCGAACACCAAAGTTACGGTTCAAGTCTACACCAAAGGTGCCATCGCCGTTGTCACGTCTATTCTTACGCCAAAAAGAGAAGTGGGTACGAGAATACTCAAACCCATCTGGGTTTAAACAAGGCACCATATATAAGGTATTACGGCTTAATGCCTGTTGTATAGATGGGTTGTGATCAATATTGGTTAGCACGTTATCAATAAACTTAATGCCTAACTCGTTGCCAATCCACTCGCGCGCGTGGATGGTTCCTGTAAAAAGCAGAGCGGGTTTACTGTCCGCAGTTTCAATGTTAGCAGAAAGAGTAGCCATCATAATTGGCCTACCTTCCCACGTCGTTCCAATGCTATGCACGCGAATAAGCTCAGGGTATTTTTCCTGAGCTTGTTCTAAAAACGCCATTGTTTCTTGATACGAGGTATATTGTTTTTTCATTATTTCTTCTTTACTAAGAGAAATCAGTGGTTACCAGCGTAGTCTTGAAATTATCCCAATGCGCGATAATTGCATCGACTTTCTTCTGCTGAATGTTTTTAACCGTCAGAAACACGCTTGGATCAGCGTAAATCGCTTTTGACGTGCCCTCTTCACCAAGAGTACTGATTATCACCTCTGTAAGTTTAGGGCCTATACCTTTTACGCCAGCAAAAAAGCTTTCTAACTCTGACGTAGTTAAAATGAGTTCGCCCGCATCTATTTCGGTGTCGTCTTCAAACTCATCGTTGCTATCATTTAATACACGTTCTAGCCCATCACCGATGACATCTTCTATGCCATCATCTTCACTCACATCTTGGTTTTCTAAATGCAAGTCGGTCACTATTTTGGCTTTACTTTTGGGCGTGTAGTTATCTTGAAAATTCCAAGATTCACTTGGCCATTCTTCGTCGAGTTGTAGTTCAACGGGTAACAAAGGATAAAGTTCAGGATTAGTTACCGCTGCTGAGTCTGCACTATCACTGCTTGGTGTATATTCGCCAAAAGTAATATTTCTCATAGTGCGTAAAAGCGGCGTGCGAATCTTACCCAGTTCCTCCCAGTTATACAAAGGAATATGCGGCTTCTTAAAGCGCTCTGAACACAAGGTCCACATTATATACTGGCCAATCCAGTCACGAATATAAGGGAAGGCGGCAAATGCAGTGGCGCATTCTAGTATACGGAACTTACCATCCACACCTAACGCAATATCAGACGCCCAATATTCAGCTTTTGCGGCTTTAGACGCATTCACTGCTATTTGTAACGCTTCTTTGGGCACATCAGAATAATCCATCGAGCCACCCTGACTGGTGTTGGTTAGCCATTCACCTTCTGGTGGACGACGCCAAAACGCACAAACTGGTTTGTGGCCAATCAGCATCACGCGAATATCTGCCATCATAGGCACAAATTCTTGCACATAAACGGGGTGATATTTCTTTTTCTTAAGCAGTTCGGCCGCTTCTTTAAAGCTATCTACTTTATGTACGAAATAACCACCATAGTTAGATGGACCATAAGACTTTTTAATAATTTTTGGATAACTGGTTTTACGTAAAAACGCCATAGCTTCGTCTTTCTCGTAAAAAATATCCGTTTTGGGAATAGGCAAGTCGTGCTTTTCGCAAAAATGGGTCACATTTTCTTTCGACTTGTTGGCAAACTGCGTATCCATTGAAGGCAAAAAGCGCACATCTGGCAGTTCGCGAGCAATTTCACGGAACGTCTCATAAGCTGTAGCAGGAATATTACCAATAAGAATATCGATATTTTTGCTTTTCACTTCACGAACAAAGCGGGCTTTGTCGTTACCCCAGTGGTAACACACAGTTTCAATTTGATCTGGCCAGCCTTTAAAATTAGACTTGTCGAAGAAGCGCAGTACATGGTCTAAGTAGAGTAGGCCAATAGTAGGTAGTTTAGTCGTAGACATTTTACTTTCTCGTTTAAAGTTGAGAGGTTAGCGCGGCTTGCATACTGGCGCGCTTTTCAATTGCTTTTCGCTCAATCAAGTTAACGATCCGCTCGATTTTTCCATCATTGAACGTCAACCCTGCAGCTTCTTGCTCAGGCGTTGCGAATGCAGGAATACCGTTTACTTCTAGTACTACATATTCTTCATGTTCTTGGTCATAGATAACATCTACCCCAGCGATATCTAGCCCCGTTACCTTGGCGGCTTTGATTGCAAGTGCAACTAATTCATCATTAGGTTCACGGCGAATAACAGATCCACCACTCGTTACGTTAGTTTTCCAATCGTCTTTAGGTGCTTGGCGTCCGTAACAACCTACGAATTCACCATCAACAATGTCGATGCGATAGTCTGTCATGTCGTAATTGATAAAGCGTTCAACGTAGAAGTGGGGAATATTGGTTTGATCCAAAAAGGGAATAAGCATATCTAATGAACGCTCATCTTCCACTTTTACTATGCCCATTCCGCCCCAGCCATCGGTAGGCTTGTATACCAGGCGTCCGCCCCATTCGCGGATAGTATTTTTAAGCATCGGCTTATCTTTGGTATTACATAATCGGTAATCAGGTGTACGAATACCCGCGCGAGATAAACGATGTGAAGTGCGAAGTTTGTCTTCAGATAACGAAAAAGACTCAAAACTGTTAAGGCACGGAATTGATTCGTTCAATACTTGATAAAGAAAAACTTGATAAGGTGTTTGTTGACCTGCATTGTATGAAAAGAACGCATCTAACTCTTCCATATTCACGTTATGACACGTAATGGTTCCGTTGTGTGCGTTTGCATGGCCTAAGTTAAGATCGGTAATTGCTTCGATATCGCGATCTCGTAATTGATTGACGATTTTAGCCTGTATGGCAGTACCGCCGCTGTTGCTGTACATCCACATCCCGACTGTATACTTTGGCACGACTTTTAACCCTATTTTTATGAATCGATGAATTGACATTCTGTTCGATTTACGTAAGAAGATTTCTCAAAATAAAAATTTGCACCAAAATGGGTGGTAAATATCTATTTTAGATGAGAAATATGACATATATTAGACTTTAGGGTACGTCTTGGTACGAGGAGTCCCTCCCAAAAGCGGCGCCATTAAACGGCTAAATTGCGTACTATTCAAGTTTAATTTTTGCTCAGTGGAAATTATTTTCAATATTTGTAATTTTAACGTTTAAAGCATGTGTGATTGCTGTTAATTGCCCAATTAAAACAAGGGCTTCAGCGTAGTTTGGTTTTAATCAATACTTGGAATAAATAGCATGAATAGTAGTCTGGACTTTACCGAACTTGCCACAATTATATCGCTCAATTCTTACACTAAAAATAAAGCGGGTGTAGATCACAATGCTGACATCTTTAATGCGTGGATGGAGCAACTTGGATTCTCTGTAGAAACGCATCGACGCGAAGCAATTGGTAACCATGTTCACTATCTGTCTAAAAAGAGTGAAGGCGTAAAATTACTGCTACTTGGTCACCTAGATACCGTGTTTCCGCCAGACACCTTTACCGAATTCCGAGAAGATGATGAATGGATTTACGGCCCAGGTGTGTGCGATATGAAAGGCGGTAATTATATTGCGCTAACAGCACTTCGAAATGTATTTGCCGAACAAGGCCACATCGCGAACATTGATATGCTATTGGTGAGCGATGAAGAAAGTGGCAGTGACGACAGTAAGCTGCTTACCAGTGAATTAGCCAAAGCCTACGATGCCTGTATGGTTTTTGAAGCGGCGGGCCCCGATCATGATGTGGTTATCTCTCGAAAAGGGATTGCGACTTTTCAAATCGAATTCGAAGGCAAAGGCGCTCACGCGGGTAATCATTATACCGACGGTATTAATGCGAACTTGGCTGCGGCTCATATGTTAATTGCCCTGACCAATCTAACAGACCTTGAAAAAGGCACCACGGTTAACGCCGGCAAAATGAAAGGTGGATTAGGCGCAAACACTATTTCGCCTAGTGCTAGCTTGACGGTAGAAGCGCGGTTCACTCAATCAGAAGAGCGGGACAGAGTGTTAGCTGCGTTTGAAGAAGTCACCCAAAATCCTGCTGTTGAAGGGGTAAAAGTAGTGGTAACTGGTGGTTTGCAGCGAGATGTCATGCAGCCTACAGAAGCACAGGCACAGTTTATTGCCGAACTAGAGTCTGTATTGGGGGCGCCACTTAAATTAGAAAAACGTGGTGGGGTGAGTGATGCGAATGTAGTGTCGGCTGCAGGCGTGCCAACCCTTGATGGCTTTGGTCCTTACGGCGATGGCGATCACACCATTCATGAACGTGCGAGCAAATCGAGCTTTGAACGGCGTATAGGCGAGGTGAGTAAAATTTTAGCGCACTTTAATGGTTGCTAAGTAATTAATAATTAGGCAAAACGATGCGAGGTCAGAGTGAGTTTTATTAACTCTGACCTTAAAGATTAGTATAGTTTAGCTAGTATAAGACACCACTTCAGCCTCAAGTCCTTCTCCAAGCATGAAATAAAAGCGTCTTCCTGGCTCGTAATCGCCATGGTTATAGGTATCAAACCCTAACGCGAATACCTTTTTTTCTACCTCGTCTAAATTGTCAACCACAATGCCTAAATGATTAACGTGAGCTACGGTAGTGTGATCGAAGAGTTGGGCAGCGTTCGCATCATCAAGTACTCCACTTAAGCTACCTTGATTCGAGCCAAGCTGCTTTGGCTTATATAACGCCAAGTAAGCGATATCCGAACCCACATGTACCGTATAGCCATCGTCCTTAGCTGGACCGCTCCAGCGTATATGCCAGTTGAACAATTGGCATAAGGCATCAGCTATGGCATCAGGGTTAGTTACCGTAATATTGGCGTGTTCTAGTGAGGCTGCTTGCATTGTATTTCCTTATTTACTGTTGTGTGTTTTTACGCGCTAACGTTTGTGGATAAAAGCGCAGTGGATTAATAGACAACAACAGCCTAATATCTTAAGTTAACTTTAGATCAAGTATTAAATGCGAATTTTTTTAAAATGGCACCTGAACCCCTAGTAAGTATTGGCTTTGTCGCAAAGCGAACCGGTAACGCAGTATCGCTTATTCGCTATTACGCCAATGAATCCCTTATTCCTTCTGTGCGAACCCAAGGAGGAAATAGAATGTTTCCTCGTTCAGTCATTCGAAGGGTATCGTTTATTTTGATTGCACAAAACATGGGGTATGCACTTGATGATATTCGACAACTACTGCAAACCCTGCCAGATAATCGTACGCCGAATAAGGAAGATTGGGCTACGCTTAGTGAAGTATTTAACGCACACATTACGACGCGAATCGCTGAACTTACGGCGTTAAAATCCTCGCTAGAGGGCTGTATTGGTTGTGGGTGTTTGTCTTTAGATAAGTGCAAGCTGTACAATAAGCACGATCGCATTGCCGAGAAAGGGGCGGGCGCTCGGTTCTTACTTGGGGATAGCCCTAGCGATACTGTTATAAAATAGCCTTTTCTCATCTATTTAGTTATTTCTGATGTGGTGCTTGTAGCCTCGAGGCCGACTAAACATTTATTTAGAAATTCACTTAGCCAAATACCTAAAAATAGGATAGTCGCCTTGGTAGACTCCACACCTGATAGCAACTCAAGCTCAACCAGTAAAACCAGAGCCAAAGCAAAAAGTTCGCCTAAGCCTTCGTCAAAATCTTCACCTAAGGCTGGCAATACAATGCATGTTCGTAATGTGCATAAAGATGGTTACCCAATGGCAGCGCTTTGCCAAGCACACCCTGCATTGTCGGGCTATGTGATTAACGCAAAAAGCGGTAAAAAGAGTATCGATTTTGCCAACCAAGATGCGGTTAAAGCCCTCAATGCAGCATTGCTAATTCATTACTACGGGTTGAAAACGTGGGACATACCCAATGGATATTTATGCCCTCCTGTTCCTGGCCGTGCCGATTATATTCACGGCATTGCTGATATACTGGCGTCTACCAATAAAGGCGTAATACCGAAAGGGAATAGCGTAAAAGGACTGGATGTAGGTATAGGCGCTAATGCTATTTACCCCATTATTGGCAGTCAAAGCTATGGTTGGCAGTTTGTAGGAAGCGACATTGATGCGGTATCGGTAAAGTCGGCTAAATCAATCGCTAACAAAAACCCAAAGCTTACCCCTTTATTGTCGGTTCGAAAGCAGCCGAATAAAGCGAAAATCTTTGAAGGTATTATTCAGCCTAACGAGCACTTCACTTTTACTATGTGTAACCCGCCGTTTCATAAATCTGCCGAAGCGGCAGCATTGGGAAGCGAGCGTAAAGCCATAGGCCTTAAGGGAAATAAGCACAAGCGAAGTGGTAAAAAACCTCGTATTGATATTAACGCTCATGCCAATGCTAGTACAAACGCGAAGACCTTTGCTAAAACGAAGCCCGATATCAGTAACATAAAGCTAAACTTTGCTGGAACCGGCAACGAATTGTGGTGCGAAGGGGGCGAACTTGCCTTCATTCAGCGTATGATTATTGAAAGTGTAAAGTACAAATCACAAGTAGATTGGTTCACCTGCTTAGTGTCAAAAAGCGAGCACCTAAAACCCATCGAGACCAGTATAAATTACTACGGTGCAACGAAATTTTTAAAAGTAGACATGGGGCAAGGCCAAAAACAAAGCCGCTTTGTGGCGTGGACGTTTATCGAGTAAACGCATTGATTAAAGATGATGCAGCGCTAAAAGCTTCAATTACCGAATTTTTAGACACATTATAAGGCGCTCAAAATATGATGGGGCAGAGTATTTTAATCAAGCGTACTCTGCCCCCCTTTTCATTTATTTAGGAGAACTCAATTGTTGCTCAAACTGGTTCGAAATCTCGTACTTCTTAGCTCAACATCGCTCTTTTGTTCTGTTTCTACTGCTGATACCAAAATAGAGAGGAAAATGTATAACCCGTGGGAGGCAGAAATTGGTTACTCCCAAGTGGTTATTGCAGGTAACAACGTTTACTTATCAGGTATCGCAAGTGATAAAGCTACACTGGAAGAGCAAGTAAGTGAAATCTATACCCTTATACAAAATACCTTGAAAGATAATAACCTAGGCATGGAAAGTATCGTAAAGCAGGTAATTTATACCACTGATATTGAAGCGTTTAAAAAGCTGGGTAAGGTGCGAAAAGAAAAGTTTAAAGAGGGCCAATACCCAAGCTCTACGCTAGTAGAAGTACAAAGGCTCTATAGCCCAAACCACCTGGTTGAGATAGA encodes:
- a CDS encoding M20 family metallopeptidase — its product is MNSSLDFTELATIISLNSYTKNKAGVDHNADIFNAWMEQLGFSVETHRREAIGNHVHYLSKKSEGVKLLLLGHLDTVFPPDTFTEFREDDEWIYGPGVCDMKGGNYIALTALRNVFAEQGHIANIDMLLVSDEESGSDDSKLLTSELAKAYDACMVFEAAGPDHDVVISRKGIATFQIEFEGKGAHAGNHYTDGINANLAAAHMLIALTNLTDLEKGTTVNAGKMKGGLGANTISPSASLTVEARFTQSEERDRVLAAFEEVTQNPAVEGVKVVVTGGLQRDVMQPTEAQAQFIAELESVLGAPLKLEKRGGVSDANVVSAAGVPTLDGFGPYGDGDHTIHERASKSSFERRIGEVSKILAHFNGC
- a CDS encoding M14 family metallopeptidase is translated as MKKQYTSYQETMAFLEQAQEKYPELIRVHSIGTTWEGRPIMMATLSANIETADSKPALLFTGTIHAREWIGNELGIKFIDNVLTNIDHNPSIQQALSRNTLYMVPCLNPDGFEYSRTHFSFWRKNRRDNGDGTFGVDLNRNFGVRFKRSADTTVNTYSGPAAFSEPETAAIRDFVLEHKNITIALDYHSQGNVFFPAHKFNHESEIEGTDLNVLCANMNREIHKVTGRQYGIHRGKPPTNLINGSGREYYYSLGIISAVVEVGTRNIPDYMANMSQSVDENVPAVLYALSEAKNYSDEAPARVDNFTIESVGVYEATLCWDYPESDDIYFELYRSETVKSPCREDNLIAIIGKHTFTDVQLKSGQKYFYNLRAVNKVTDTKSPFSPEIKLKTQLSEDEYFRGLFPSKRGIGYVGQYTLEKNRDHFGYNSLFVGVNKRRGICYGVIAFNMENLPEEARIKNASFSLYPMNRVNAKVENFGEWTVSILDPSEISDITDFNQIHQAKPIQTLGDEIRSDKLTQGIWSHWDLNVAERRIIRKSIKNGTLLLRVEGPRKLPLGADSQMMQFDIGYGKFGSGIHYRPNLEVIYTLPSKQVELTPSSLSTVSKAEVNKNELQSGFDSNGDVVYGQMTFLTENLPDPKKTVITEAYLTMSNDNALPTSQDIRFTIELAGLEDLDYQSVKNREKKEFIGYEVSNAQLKDKNSHNFIFDSYCREALEEMHAKHAPFHFVVRSTSSSAEKNMLVNWHDLHSNQVCKLVIKYIERRKEPLPAPANLSVTLENRQVKLSWSNPKHADLVGAFVVRNRFHSPRSPLDGVKLYAGSDEYTYDNFGNPNVEKYYSVFAYDDVPNYSAPVSVYYSSEEVIPVEEEKYEKQEEEDDDEPLID
- a CDS encoding M24 family metallopeptidase; protein product: MAKDVMDMQARSELVDEILTQRFEQVLPGLMQRTNIDMWVIMSREYNEDPVIKTMLPSTWLSARRHTMLVIYNHGEGKPLERLAVARYAVADLFEKAWDKEAQPNQWKALAEVIEARNPKQIAVNVSDAFALADGMSSTENSKFMAALSPKFKTRVVSGEKLAIAWLETRGKLEMQHYPTLTQIGHKLIATAFSNEVITPGITTTDDVIWWLRDQSKALGLENWFHPSVSIQRADNEKFDQIKAFSKRAGENTIQPGDLIHVDFGITYLRLNTDQQQHAYVLKPGETAPPESIVKAFAAGNRLQDILTNNFKVGRTGNEILKMSREQAIEEGLTPAIYTHPLGLHGHAAGPTIGMWDAQEGVPVQGDYPMYPNTVYSIELNAATHIPEWGKDIRIMLEEDAFFDGEKVEYLDGRQKVLHLISSSKL
- a CDS encoding VOC family protein — its product is MQAASLEHANITVTNPDAIADALCQLFNWHIRWSGPAKDDGYTVHVGSDIAYLALYKPKQLGSNQGSLSGVLDDANAAQLFDHTTVAHVNHLGIVVDNLDEVEKKVFALGFDTYNHGDYEPGRRFYFMLGEGLEAEVVSYTS
- the glgC gene encoding glucose-1-phosphate adenylyltransferase; its protein translation is MNAEIDLQQIIESTMVLVLAGGQGSRLKALTETRAKPVLEFGSHCRIIDFPLSNCVNSGLNRIAVLTQYKSQCLIRHLMQHWGTLNNSFGGRLDILPASQQQSESWYQGTADACFQNIEYIKARAPKYVMILSGDHVYQMDYRKLLAEHVKNGAEMTVSCIEVPTKNAANQLGVLSADSKGQVTAFDEKPSKPHPLLDAPEYCLASMGNYVVNAEVLYRLLKADAKALESDHDFGKNVIPNIIEHHKVFAHRFRGADGCQIPYWRDVGTIDSYWRAHMDLLNNSDMLNLADPAWPIWGSALSSAPTQIRGGAQKGQCDLNQILIGTGCQLNNCRIHHTVLSSNCTVGDGASLQGCVLLPDVTIEAGAKLKNVIVDKGVTIPVNLAIDDVNIAKHFGFSVSEKGVVLITQNVIDSFAEMELHFDVPQKPSSVRSIRPLPSEVTARKIARSIVPSALSER
- a CDS encoding RimK family alpha-L-glutamate ligase: MPKYTVGMWMYSNSGGTAIQAKIVNQLRDRDIEAITDLNLGHANAHNGTITCHNVNMEELDAFFSYNAGQQTPYQVFLYQVLNESIPCLNSFESFSLSEDKLRTSHRLSRAGIRTPDYRLCNTKDKPMLKNTIREWGGRLVYKPTDGWGGMGIVKVEDERSLDMLIPFLDQTNIPHFYVERFINYDMTDYRIDIVDGEFVGCYGRQAPKDDWKTNVTSGGSVIRREPNDELVALAIKAAKVTGLDIAGVDVIYDQEHEEYVVLEVNGIPAFATPEQEAAGLTFNDGKIERIVNLIERKAIEKRASMQAALTSQL